The following proteins come from a genomic window of Gimesia chilikensis:
- a CDS encoding IS91 family transposase has product MTRPRWELADVVRQYGAEYLKRYPTSVAQRRVMRALQNCRTAVLGGHVETCRSCDHRQISYNSCRNRHCPKCQGSACAQWMQRRATELLPVPYFHVVFTLPNVLVDLTLANPRLMYGMLFRAASQTLLEVAADPRHLGAEIGFLAVLHTWGQTLMPHPHLHCVVPSGGLAPDRTRWVAGRADFFLPVRVLSRLFRGKFLDLLKQTYVAGKLEFPGRLASVADPQGFKRLLNQSVRTEWVVYARPPFGGPESVLKYLARYTHRVAISNSRLLNVADGQVTFRYKDYAQGSRKRTMTLAATEFLRRFLQHVLPDGLMRIRHYGFLANRFRAEKIALCRGLLEGAGPLSEKRPRAASPVPGESSAICPSCGQAALQRSQELHSRWERLPAPYLVRASLPASELWEVCDTS; this is encoded by the coding sequence ATGACGCGTCCCCGGTGGGAACTCGCTGACGTCGTGCGGCAGTACGGTGCGGAATACCTGAAGCGCTATCCCACGTCCGTTGCCCAGCGCCGCGTCATGCGGGCGTTGCAGAACTGCCGGACTGCGGTCCTGGGCGGGCATGTAGAAACGTGCCGCTCCTGCGACCATCGACAGATCAGTTACAATTCCTGCCGGAATCGCCACTGCCCCAAGTGTCAGGGGTCCGCCTGTGCGCAGTGGATGCAGCGCCGGGCGACCGAACTGTTGCCCGTGCCCTACTTCCACGTGGTGTTCACACTGCCGAACGTGCTGGTGGATCTGACACTTGCCAACCCGCGGCTGATGTACGGGATGCTGTTCCGCGCGGCCAGCCAGACGCTGCTGGAAGTCGCCGCCGATCCCAGGCACCTGGGGGCGGAAATCGGGTTTCTGGCCGTGCTGCATACCTGGGGACAGACCCTGATGCCGCATCCCCACCTGCATTGCGTGGTCCCTTCCGGCGGACTGGCGCCCGACCGCACACGCTGGGTCGCGGGACGGGCCGATTTCTTCCTGCCCGTGCGCGTACTCAGCCGGCTGTTTCGCGGCAAGTTTCTGGACCTGCTCAAGCAGACGTATGTCGCGGGAAAACTGGAATTCCCCGGGCGGCTGGCTTCCGTCGCCGATCCCCAGGGCTTCAAGCGTCTTCTCAACCAGTCCGTGCGGACCGAATGGGTCGTGTATGCCCGGCCGCCTTTCGGCGGCCCCGAGTCGGTACTGAAATACCTGGCACGCTACACGCACCGCGTGGCGATCTCGAACAGCCGGCTGTTGAACGTCGCAGACGGCCAGGTCACGTTCCGCTATAAAGACTACGCCCAAGGCAGTCGGAAGCGGACCATGACGCTCGCCGCCACGGAGTTTCTCCGCAGGTTCCTGCAGCATGTGCTTCCAGATGGGCTGATGCGGATTCGGCATTATGGCTTTCTGGCCAATCGCTTCCGGGCAGAGAAGATCGCGCTGTGCCGCGGACTGCTGGAAGGAGCGGGGCCTCTGAGCGAAAAACGTCCTCGGGCAGCGTCTCCGGTTCCCGGGGAATCGTCTGCCATCTGTCCCTCCTGCGGACAGGCCGCGCTCCAGAGGTCGCAGGAATTGCACTCCCGCTGGGAGCGACTTCCTGCTCCATATTTGGTTCGTGCCTCGCTTCCGGCTTCCGAACTCTGGGAGGTCTGTGATACCTCATGA
- a CDS encoding tyrosine-type recombinase/integrase, producing MTPLRQRMIEDMELRNLSPKTIKLYVNNVSRFARHFGKSPEVLGPEAIRTYLLYLVQDRQVAWGTYNQALAALRFLYRNTLQRGEIVQDIRCPRPERHLPEVLSLDEVRRFFQAVHSFKHRTILMTAYASGLRISEAVRLRVCDIDSQRMVIRIVQGKGNKDRYTLLSPLLLQTLRHYWWAARPADWLFLGPSRIKPIAVGSVQRVCRDACSEAGLDKAVTPHMLRHSFATHLLEAGTELRVIQELLGHASLRTTSIYTHVSKHLIGGTRSPLELLHEQDQPDTPQEDS from the coding sequence ATGACTCCACTGCGGCAGCGCATGATCGAGGACATGGAACTGCGGAACCTGTCCCCGAAAACGATCAAGCTTTACGTCAACAACGTGTCCCGCTTTGCCCGGCACTTCGGTAAAAGCCCGGAAGTCCTGGGACCGGAGGCCATCCGGACTTATCTGCTGTATCTGGTCCAGGACCGGCAAGTCGCCTGGGGAACCTACAATCAGGCACTGGCGGCACTGCGGTTTCTGTATCGGAATACACTTCAGCGCGGCGAGATCGTGCAGGACATTCGCTGCCCCCGGCCCGAACGGCATTTACCGGAAGTGCTGAGTCTTGACGAGGTCCGTCGCTTCTTTCAGGCGGTGCACTCCTTCAAGCACCGCACCATCCTGATGACGGCCTACGCGTCGGGATTGCGGATTTCCGAGGCAGTGCGTCTGCGGGTGTGCGACATTGACAGCCAGCGGATGGTGATCCGCATCGTGCAGGGCAAGGGAAACAAAGATCGCTATACACTGCTCTCACCCCTGTTGCTGCAAACGCTGCGGCACTACTGGTGGGCCGCCCGTCCGGCCGACTGGCTGTTTCTCGGTCCCTCACGGATCAAGCCGATCGCTGTGGGGTCGGTGCAACGGGTCTGCCGGGACGCCTGTAGTGAGGCCGGCCTGGACAAAGCCGTCACGCCACACATGCTGCGTCACAGTTTCGCCACGCATCTACTCGAAGCCGGCACGGAACTGCGGGTCATCCAGGAACTCCTGGGCCATGCCAGCCTGCGGACCACCTCGATCTACACGCACGTTTCCAAGCACCTGATCGGCGGCACCCGCAGTCCCCTGGAACTGCTCCATGAGCAAGACCAGCCAGACACGCCACAGGAGGACTCATGA
- a CDS encoding DUF1257 domain-containing protein: MSHIVTIQTEVRDAEALGLACRRLELGEPVHETVPLFSREVTGYAVRLPDWRYPVVFDVEQGQVRYDNFEGRWGRPTHLNRLLQSYCVEKCRLEARRKGHSVLENRLSDGSIKLTIQIGEGQ, from the coding sequence ATGTCACATATTGTCACGATTCAGACAGAGGTCCGCGACGCGGAAGCCCTAGGGCTGGCCTGCCGTCGTCTCGAACTGGGAGAGCCCGTTCATGAAACCGTCCCGCTGTTTAGTAGAGAAGTTACTGGTTACGCGGTCCGACTCCCCGACTGGCGGTATCCTGTCGTCTTTGACGTCGAACAGGGCCAGGTCCGCTACGACAACTTTGAAGGCCGCTGGGGTAGGCCGACTCACCTCAATCGTCTGCTGCAATCGTACTGCGTGGAAAAATGTCGTCTGGAAGCGCGCCGCAAGGGACATTCCGTCCTAGAAAACCGGCTCAGCGATGGTTCCATCAAACTCACTATTCAGATCGGAGAGGGCCAGTGA
- a CDS encoding DUF2997 domain-containing protein, producing MKTIEIIISTNGQSRLETRGFTGSHCRDASRFLEGALGKVSSEQLTAEYHQSIQHQPNQLKQEN from the coding sequence GTGAAAACCATTGAAATCATCATTTCAACCAACGGTCAGTCCCGGCTCGAAACCCGCGGCTTTACCGGTTCCCATTGTCGGGATGCCAGTCGGTTTCTGGAAGGAGCTTTGGGAAAAGTCTCCTCGGAACAGCTGACTGCCGAATACCACCAATCCATTCAACACCAACCCAACCAACTCAAACAGGAGAATTAG
- a CDS encoding AAA family ATPase: MLLTERLAENVRACFTGIWIQSHEHDEALLEITRLCHSEDWGLLSWDIDRGLQGTQAIGESDASYPDPLAAIHSLNSQADSDRPTLLVLKNFHRFINSPEIIQALTQQIGLGKQTRAFVIILASLIQIPPELEKLFVCLEHDLPDRSQLEEIARSIATEPGELPEGMELERVLDAACGLTRYEAEGAFSLSLVRHGRIDVSVVLELKAQTLLKSGLLTLHSGSESFDDLGGLESLKAFCRRALRPRSQESSHVRPRGVLLLGVPGTGKSAFAKALGRETGRATLTLDVGALMGALVGQTEERTRQALRIVDAMQPAVLFIDEVEKGLSGATSSGQSDSGVSTRMLGTLLSWLNDHTSDVFVVCTANDISKLPPELIRAERFDGLFFLDLPGDSQKQVIWNIYREQYGLTEEQKLPEDRHWTGSEIRACCRLAALLDVPLTQASENVVPVAVTAAESVARLRRWASNRCLSAEQPGVFVHGERSKGRAQRKLSRDPRRN; this comes from the coding sequence ATGTTACTAACCGAACGACTAGCGGAGAACGTACGTGCCTGCTTTACCGGCATCTGGATTCAGAGCCACGAACATGACGAGGCGTTGTTGGAAATTACCCGACTCTGCCACAGTGAAGACTGGGGCCTGCTCTCCTGGGACATTGACCGGGGGCTGCAGGGAACGCAAGCCATTGGAGAGAGTGATGCATCGTACCCTGATCCCCTGGCAGCCATACACAGTCTTAACAGCCAGGCCGATTCAGACCGGCCCACGCTGCTGGTCCTCAAGAATTTCCACCGGTTCATCAATTCCCCTGAAATCATCCAGGCCCTGACGCAACAGATCGGTCTGGGAAAGCAGACCCGGGCCTTCGTGATCATTCTAGCCAGCCTGATCCAGATTCCCCCGGAACTGGAAAAACTGTTCGTCTGCCTGGAACACGATCTTCCCGACCGGAGCCAGCTGGAGGAGATCGCTCGCAGCATTGCCACGGAACCCGGCGAATTGCCGGAGGGAATGGAACTGGAGCGTGTCTTGGACGCCGCCTGTGGACTGACCCGCTATGAAGCAGAGGGAGCCTTTAGTCTCTCCCTGGTACGTCATGGACGCATCGACGTCTCCGTCGTATTGGAGCTGAAGGCCCAGACGCTGCTGAAAAGCGGGCTGTTAACGCTCCATAGCGGTTCTGAGTCATTTGACGACCTGGGCGGCCTGGAATCTTTAAAAGCCTTTTGCCGGCGTGCGCTGCGTCCCAGATCACAGGAATCATCCCATGTGCGTCCTCGGGGCGTTCTGCTGTTGGGAGTTCCCGGGACCGGGAAAAGTGCCTTCGCCAAAGCCCTGGGCAGGGAGACCGGACGGGCCACACTGACTCTTGACGTGGGAGCCCTGATGGGCGCGCTGGTCGGTCAGACAGAGGAGCGAACCAGACAGGCGCTCCGTATTGTCGATGCAATGCAACCAGCAGTCCTGTTTATCGATGAGGTCGAAAAGGGGCTGAGCGGGGCCACCTCGTCCGGACAGTCCGACAGCGGTGTTTCCACACGCATGCTGGGGACACTTTTAAGCTGGCTGAACGACCATACTTCAGACGTGTTCGTGGTCTGTACTGCCAACGACATTTCAAAACTTCCTCCCGAGCTGATCCGTGCCGAACGCTTTGACGGTCTCTTCTTTCTGGATCTGCCCGGAGATTCACAGAAGCAGGTGATCTGGAACATCTACCGGGAACAGTATGGACTCACAGAGGAGCAGAAGTTGCCCGAAGACCGGCACTGGACCGGATCGGAGATCCGGGCCTGCTGCCGTCTGGCGGCCCTACTGGATGTCCCGTTAACCCAGGCTTCTGAAAACGTGGTGCCCGTGGCCGTCACAGCCGCAGAATCAGTGGCCCGACTCAGACGCTGGGCCAGCAACCGTTGCCTGTCTGCAGAGCAGCCAGGCGTCTTTGTTCACGGAGAGCGGTCGAAAGGCCGAGCGCAGCGCAAACTCTCCCGTGATCCCCGTAGAAACTAA
- a CDS encoding MoaD/ThiS family protein, whose amino-acid sequence MKVLLINNDGGGFADYIEVATGTTVSQLFEQRMANANASDYLIRVNRQPCPPDQTLQDGDRISITPTKIEGAKS is encoded by the coding sequence ATGAAAGTTTTATTGATCAACAACGATGGTGGTGGATTTGCGGACTACATCGAAGTCGCCACGGGGACCACGGTCTCTCAATTGTTCGAACAACGCATGGCGAATGCGAACGCCTCGGATTACCTGATCCGGGTCAATCGCCAACCCTGTCCTCCCGATCAGACGTTACAGGACGGGGACCGGATTTCGATCACTCCGACAAAAATCGAAGGTGCGAAAAGCTAG
- a CDS encoding HesA/MoeB/ThiF family protein, which translates to MTNTTIDRFQRQSSLVPAERLSQISVTVIGVGAIGRQVALQLTAIGIPRIQLVDFDLVELTNITTQGYRRQDLGLAKVEATTQAILELDVSVQVEMISDRFRASISTGEAVFCCVDSISARAAIWRSISRKCEFWTDGRMLGETIRVLTATKDSGINQYSETLFPQAQAQIGSCTSRSTVYAASIAGGFMVHQFCRWLRGISIDHDISLNLLAGETVVS; encoded by the coding sequence GTGACAAATACAACGATAGATCGTTTTCAGAGGCAAAGTAGTCTGGTACCCGCTGAACGGCTTTCACAGATTTCGGTGACTGTCATCGGTGTGGGAGCCATCGGACGACAGGTGGCCCTACAGCTGACGGCGATCGGGATACCGCGGATTCAGCTTGTTGATTTTGATTTGGTCGAATTGACCAATATCACGACACAGGGATATCGGAGACAGGATCTGGGGTTAGCTAAAGTCGAAGCAACAACTCAGGCGATCCTGGAGCTCGATGTTTCGGTTCAGGTGGAGATGATTTCAGATCGGTTTCGTGCATCCATTAGTACAGGAGAGGCTGTCTTCTGCTGTGTGGATTCCATCTCGGCCCGTGCGGCGATCTGGCGATCCATCAGCAGAAAATGTGAGTTCTGGACAGATGGAAGGATGCTGGGAGAAACGATCCGGGTGCTGACTGCCACAAAGGATTCAGGAATAAATCAGTATTCAGAGACTCTCTTTCCTCAAGCCCAGGCACAAATAGGAAGTTGTACCTCACGAAGTACTGTGTATGCAGCCAGCATTGCAGGGGGATTCATGGTGCATCAGTTTTGTCGCTGGCTGCGTGGGATATCCATAGATCACGATATTTCTCTAAATCTATTGGCAGGCGAAACTGTAGTTAGCTGA
- a CDS encoding integrase core domain-containing protein, translated as MYIEPGAPWENGYAESFNSRFRDEFLAVEVFENLGTARRLTVVWKEDYNGQCPHSSLGYVTPAEFASRCAVSNRAAPSFQLHSEIT; from the coding sequence TTGTATATCGAGCCGGGCGCTCCATGGGAAAACGGTTATGCGGAAAGTTTCAACAGTCGATTCCGCGATGAATTCCTGGCAGTCGAAGTGTTTGAGAACCTGGGAACAGCCCGCAGGCTCACAGTTGTCTGGAAGGAAGATTACAACGGGCAATGCCCACACAGTTCGCTGGGATACGTTACCCCGGCAGAGTTTGCGAGTCGCTGTGCAGTTTCCAACCGGGCTGCGCCCTCATTCCAACTGCACAGCGAAATTACCTAA
- a CDS encoding toxin glutamine deamidase domain-containing protein: MNKQYNLNPAPTISGELHSNRAGYCVNISLIGLRVNLDYGNKVRGWGEEEWDTFFENKGTIVDAGDFLPDNVTNAGQLKTLCYEDATSEQMLPAGEAFCLAGEMIVAVQPGPSGPGKIPSKLPGTRKCPTPVGSGAAGSRKFHSHGHGHSLREINVVGGNKNCGSCAIATDLSLGGKAASAINIRNVRKIRWQDFPKFTGRNWYGAKPGRIGQVLSINQIKRLVQKPGARGIVGGLRVGKTGHYFNVVNQNGTIRFIDGQTGKAANLNGYIGFLFMSTR; this comes from the coding sequence TTGAACAAGCAGTATAACCTAAACCCAGCGCCCACTATTTCTGGGGAACTTCATAGTAACCGTGCTGGATATTGCGTAAATATCTCACTAATTGGCCTACGAGTTAATCTTGACTATGGAAATAAAGTTCGAGGGTGGGGAGAGGAAGAGTGGGATACATTTTTTGAGAATAAGGGAACTATAGTTGATGCCGGCGATTTTTTACCGGACAACGTAACAAACGCAGGGCAACTGAAGACGCTTTGTTACGAAGATGCGACCAGTGAGCAAATGCTTCCAGCGGGAGAAGCATTCTGCCTGGCGGGAGAGATGATAGTTGCAGTGCAACCTGGCCCAAGTGGACCAGGAAAAATACCATCTAAGCTTCCTGGAACACGAAAATGCCCCACCCCAGTCGGATCAGGTGCCGCTGGTTCACGCAAGTTTCACTCACATGGACACGGGCACTCATTACGAGAGATAAATGTCGTTGGTGGAAACAAAAATTGTGGAAGTTGCGCTATAGCGACAGATCTATCATTAGGTGGTAAGGCTGCATCAGCTATAAATATACGAAATGTTCGAAAAATTCGATGGCAGGACTTTCCTAAGTTTACAGGGCGTAATTGGTATGGGGCAAAACCTGGTAGGATAGGGCAGGTACTATCAATTAATCAGATTAAGAGATTAGTTCAAAAACCTGGTGCTCGTGGTATAGTGGGAGGGCTTCGAGTTGGTAAGACGGGGCATTACTTTAATGTTGTGAATCAAAATGGTACTATTCGTTTTATTGATGGTCAAACTGGTAAAGCAGCCAATCTTAATGGATATATTGGATTTTTATTTATGAGCACGAGGTAG
- a CDS encoding IS3 family transposase (programmed frameshift): MSKQQSNSKSKPKRTRRSFTDEFKIEAVKMVTEQGFKAAEVARSLDVNENLIHRWKAKFSQPESDTENEELKQLREEVKRLRMERDNIKKSDGLLCQRKLMRFRFIEEYETVWSISLMCQVLQVSRSGYYRWRRRPLSSRSQIRNSLQEKIKVIHNTKHKDNYGSPRIHRELLSQGIPCSENTVAKVMQAAGIQAKSKKKFQVTTDSNHAHPVAANVLDRQFDKSTEPNQIWVSDITYVWTNQGWLYLACVVDLYSRKVVGWSMSSQMTKELVLDALQMAIIRRCPKGSLLHHSDRGSQYCSEAYQRALKVNGIQCSMSRKGDCWDNAVMESFFATLKKELVHRQKYETRALARHSIFEYIEVFYNRERLHSSLGYQSPEMFEQAV, encoded by the exons ATGAGCAAGCAGCAGTCGAATTCAAAATCTAAACCCAAACGAACACGACGGTCATTTACCGATGAATTCAAGATCGAAGCAGTCAAGATGGTCACCGAGCAAGGCTTCAAAGCTGCTGAAGTGGCACGCAGCCTGGATGTCAACGAGAACCTGATTCATCGCTGGAAGGCAAAGTTCTCCCAGCCGGAAAGTGATACCGAGAATGAAGAACTCAAACAGCTGCGTGAAGAAGTCAAGCGTCTGCGAATGGAACGAGATA ATATTAAAAAAAGCGACGGCCTTCTTTGCCAGAGAAAATTAATGAGATTCCGCTTCATCGAAGAATATGAAACCGTCTGGAGTATTTCTCTGATGTGTCAGGTTCTTCAAGTTTCACGTAGCGGCTATTATCGTTGGCGACGAAGGCCTCTCAGCAGTCGTTCACAAATTCGGAATTCTCTCCAGGAGAAAATTAAAGTCATTCACAATACGAAGCACAAAGACAATTATGGTTCGCCTCGCATCCACAGGGAACTCCTTTCTCAAGGCATCCCCTGTAGTGAGAACACCGTTGCCAAAGTGATGCAGGCAGCTGGTATACAGGCCAAATCCAAGAAAAAGTTTCAAGTCACTACCGACTCCAACCATGCTCATCCTGTGGCAGCGAATGTGCTGGATCGCCAGTTCGACAAGTCCACGGAGCCGAACCAGATCTGGGTCTCAGACATTACCTACGTCTGGACCAATCAGGGCTGGTTATATCTGGCCTGCGTTGTGGATCTGTATTCACGCAAAGTGGTCGGCTGGAGCATGTCTTCACAGATGACAAAGGAACTGGTGCTGGATGCGTTGCAGATGGCGATCATTCGACGCTGCCCAAAAGGAAGTCTGTTACATCACTCGGATCGTGGAAGTCAGTATTGCAGCGAAGCGTATCAGCGAGCCCTTAAGGTCAACGGGATTCAATGCAGTATGAGTCGCAAGGGAGACTGTTGGGACAATGCGGTGATGGAGAGCTTCTTTGCGACGCTCAAGAAAGAGCTGGTTCATCGCCAGAAATACGAAACACGGGCATTAGCCCGGCACAGCATCTTTGAGTACATCGAAGTGTTCTACAATCGTGAGAGGCTTCATTCGTCTCTGGGATACCAAAGCCCCGAAATGTTTGAACAAGCAGTATAA
- a CDS encoding RHS repeat domain-containing protein — protein MVRSSMGEMVPVTDDTGEITTWTYDGIDQLISENIDTDVTTFAYDPVGNRLLKETATGVTTSVYDAANELITSEETSGITTYTYDNNGNQRSIETPTNDVTTNSWEYENRLSQIELPDDSLVTYIYDPTNKQDEYVVQKQTDAETVKYIWDNQNILQEYDVTTEAQFNYQPEAYGNLISQYRDAESSFYHYDGNASASALTDASETETDAYKYAAFGETISSSGTTVNPFTWKGEIGYYQDENGQTLIRNRRYSAGQGRFLSEDPLGLESGESNFFAYVGNNPVNGMDPSGLKKAIWVPYGGIWDYLPFCNGTISWALDDAEIEKLKVLSKVIVDARFQTAFLANNKDALNCFGISNKDIDLLISKTQELEEFAMAYGRAIQAYIPQGYSNPGTVRTFDFAEYEGRKPWIKRLLQAGLEGFVIGID, from the coding sequence GTGGTTCGTTCCAGCATGGGAGAGATGGTGCCTGTTACCGATGATACGGGGGAAATCACCACCTGGACGTACGATGGCATCGATCAGCTGATCTCAGAAAACATTGATACTGATGTGACCACCTTCGCTTACGACCCGGTGGGCAACCGTCTGCTGAAAGAGACTGCGACGGGAGTCACAACATCAGTCTATGATGCCGCGAACGAACTGATTACCAGTGAAGAGACCAGCGGCATCACCACCTACACGTACGATAATAACGGCAACCAGCGTTCCATCGAAACGCCGACGAATGACGTCACGACAAACAGCTGGGAGTACGAAAACCGCCTGTCACAGATCGAACTGCCGGACGACAGCCTGGTAACGTACATCTACGATCCGACGAACAAGCAGGATGAATACGTCGTCCAGAAACAGACGGATGCAGAGACGGTCAAATACATTTGGGACAACCAGAACATTCTGCAGGAATACGATGTCACTACCGAAGCCCAGTTCAACTACCAGCCCGAAGCCTACGGCAACCTGATCAGCCAGTACCGCGACGCGGAATCCAGCTTCTACCACTATGATGGAAATGCTTCCGCCAGTGCTTTGACAGACGCATCCGAAACGGAAACGGACGCATACAAATACGCGGCCTTCGGCGAAACGATCAGCAGCAGCGGCACAACAGTCAACCCCTTCACCTGGAAAGGGGAAATCGGCTACTACCAGGACGAAAACGGCCAGACCCTGATCCGCAACCGGCGTTATTCGGCCGGCCAGGGGAGATTCCTCAGCGAAGACCCACTTGGCTTAGAGAGTGGCGAGAGTAATTTCTTCGCCTATGTCGGGAATAACCCGGTCAATGGGATGGACCCTTCAGGGCTGAAAAAAGCGATCTGGGTACCGTATGGAGGTATATGGGATTATCTTCCTTTTTGTAATGGTACAATTAGCTGGGCATTAGATGATGCAGAAATTGAGAAACTAAAAGTCTTGTCAAAGGTAATTGTTGATGCCAGATTTCAAACTGCTTTTCTTGCTAATAACAAGGATGCATTGAATTGTTTTGGAATCAGTAATAAGGATATTGACTTACTTATTTCGAAGACGCAAGAATTAGAAGAGTTTGCTATGGCTTATGGCAGGGCAATCCAAGCCTATATTCCGCAAGGTTATTCTAATCCGGGTACAGTGAGAACCTTTGATTTCGCTGAATATGAAGGAAGGAAGCCTTGGATAAAAAGACTACTCCAAGCAGGCTTAGAGGGGTTTGTAATAGGTATAGATTGA